From Xiphophorus hellerii strain 12219 chromosome 6, Xiphophorus_hellerii-4.1, whole genome shotgun sequence, the proteins below share one genomic window:
- the znf521 gene encoding zinc finger protein 521 isoform X6 — protein MKTHASNKPHKCPVCRRGFLSSSSLHGHMQVHERGKDSGSTGFNRADEWKLKETRKCSRCEEGFDVPEELQRHIAECHPECSPSEDGGLGATLQCIYCHEPFSDEGTLLTHIDQAHSRDRKGHTCTICSEHFLSVEDLYSHMDIHQLPESSNHSNSPSLLTVGYTSVSSTTPDSNLSVDSSTMVEAAAPVPKTRGRRKRASQNTSELGGRSSKQPKISYSCIYCNKQVFSSLAVLQIHLRTMHLDKPEQAHTCQFCLEVLPSLLNLNEHLKQVHNAEDHAALLASLPDALLQCNFCPEVLSDLNALQEHIRCSHGFPSPVAKESNAFFCPQCFMGFLTEATLEEHVRQTHCDGGSLRFDSPLAVTPKEPIVEVYSCSYCTNSPIFNSVLKLNKHIKENHKNIPLALNYINNGKKSLRTLSPSSPISVEQTAMLKQGSSASRTASEFICNQCGAKYTSLDLFQTHLKTHLDGLQPQLTCPQCNKEFPNQESLLKHVTIHFTITSTYYICESCDKQFTSVDDLQKHLLDMHTFVFFRCTLCQEVFDSKVSTQLHLAVKHSNEKKVYRCTSCNWDFRHETDLQLHVKHSHLENQGRSHRCIFCGESFGTEVELQCHITTHSKKYNCRFCSKAFHAIVLLEKHLREKHCVFEGKTPNCGTNGSAVSGGDGQPKEDVEIQGLLTNSHGPGAGGGSVVESQNSHDGSEEEVDTADPMYGCEICGASYTMESLLTNHQLRDHNIRPGESAMIKRKAEMIKGNHKCNVCSRTFFSEAGLREHMQTHLGPVKHYMCPICGERFPSLLTLTEHKVTHSKSLDTGSCRICKMPLHSEEDFLEHCQMHPDLRNSLTGFRCVVCMQTVTSTLELKIHGTFHMQKTGTMSSNQPMSRNNVISQNQHPHHTQKLFKCASCLKDFRSKLDLVKLDINGLPYGLCASCVTAAGSKSSSPTVNGGRQQQQQGGATTPATTAAWVQGESLSPGDGKGKGVSSSSSSSSTSSLSAIKTRCSSCNVKFETETELQNHVQMVHREQAGDSNSGHMKTPQVSPMPRASPSQTEEKKTYQCIKCQMVFYSEWDIQVHVANHMLGLQVPGSHHQIEEGLNHECKLCSQSFDSPAKLQCHLIEHSFEGMGGTFKCPVCFTVFVQANKLQQHIFSAHGQEDKIYDCSQCPQKFFFQTELQNHTLTQHSS, from the exons CTGTGTGCCGTCGAGGcttcctctcctccagctccctcCACGGCCACATGCAAGTACATGAAAGGGGCAAAGACAGTGGCAGCACAGGCTTTAATAGAGCTGACGAATGGAAACTAAAAGAAACTCGGAAGTGCAGTCGGTGTGAGGAAGGTTTTGATGTCCCAGAAGAGCTACAGCGGCACATCGCCGAGTGTCACCCTGAATGTTCTCCATCTGAGGATGGAGGCCTTGGGGCCACCCTGCAGTGCATCTACTGCCACGAACCCTTCAGTGATGAGGGCACCCTGCTGACCCACATTGACCAGGCCCACAGCCGGGACAGGAAGGGCCACACCTGTACCATCTGCTCTGAGCACTTTTTGTCTGTAGAGGACCTCTATTCTCATATGGACATTCACCAGCTCCCAGAATCCAGTAATCATAGCAACAGCCCTTCCTTGCTCACTGTGGGCTACACTTCTGTCTCTAGCACCACTCCTGATTCCAATCTTTCTGTTGATAGCTCTACGATGGTGGAAGCAGCAGCGCCTGTTCCCAAGACAAGAGGAAGGAGAAAGAGAGCTTCTCAGAACACATCTGAGTTGGGAGGGAGATCCTCAAAGCAGCCTAAAATCTCCTACAGTTGCATTTACTGCAACAAGCAAGTATTCTCTAGCTTGGCTGTACTTCAAATTCACCTACGAACCATGCATCTGGACAAGCCAGAGCAAGCTCATACTTGCCAATTTTGCTTGGAGGTTCTACCCTCGCTGTTAAACCTAAATGAACATCTTAAACAGGTCCACAATGCAGAAGACCATGCTGCCCTGTTAGCCAGCCTGCCCGATGCCCTCCTTCAGTGTAACTTTTGCCCTGAGGTGTTAAGTGACCTAAATGCCCTCCAGGAGCACATCCGTTGCTCCCATGGTTTTCCCAGTCCCGTTGCCAAGGAGAGTAATGCCTTCTTTTGCCCTCAATGCTTCATGGGGTTTTTGACTGAGGCTACATTAGAGGAGCATGTTCGTCAGACACACTGTGATGGAGGAAGCCTGCGATTTGACTCACCCTTGGCTGTAACTCCCAAGGAGCCTATAGTAGAGGTTTACTCCTGTTCATATTGCACCAACTCACCCATATTTAACAGTGTTTTGAAACTCAACAAGCACATTaaggagaatcacaagaacatTCCTCTGGCTCTGAACTACATCAACAATGGAAAGAAATCTTTGCGCACTCTCAGCCCCTCTTCACCAATATCTGTGGAACAAACTGCCATGCTAAAACAAGGTAGCTCTGCCTCACGCACAGCCAGTGAGTTCATATGTAACCAATGTGGTGCCAAATACACAAGTTTAGACCTTTTCCAGACTCACCTCAAAACTCATTTGGATGGTCTACAGCCTCAGCTCACTTGTCCCCAGTGTAACAAAGAGTTCCCCAACCAAGAATCCTTACTGAAGCATGTGACAATTCACTTCACGATTACCTCCACGTATTACATTTGTGAAAGCTGTGACAAGCAGTTCACTTCAGTGGATGACCTGCAGAAGCACCTCCTTGACATGCATACTTTCGTGTTTTTTCGCTGCACTCTGTGCCAGGAAGTCTTTGACTCAAAGGTGTCTACTCAACTTCACCTGGCTGTAAAGCACAGCAATGAGAAGAAGGTGTATCGTTGCACATCCTGCAACTGGGACTTCCGACATGAGACCGACCTACAGTTGCACGTTAAACACAGCCATCTGGAAAACCAAGGCCGTTCTCACCGATGTATTTTTTGTGGAGAGTCCTTTGGCACGGAGGTGGAGCTCCAGTGCCACATTACCACCCACAGCAAGAAGTACAACTGTCGTTTCTGCAGTAAAGCTTTCCATGCCATTGTCCTTCTAGAGAAGCATTTAAGGGAGAAACACTGTGTGTTTGAGGGAAAGACCCCAAATTGTGGCACTAATGGCTCTGCTGTAAGTGGTGGGGATGGCCAGCCTAAAGAAGATGTTGAAATCCAAGGACTCTTAACTAACAGCCACGGTCCAGGAGCAGGTGGAGGATCTGTGGTGGAGTCACAGAACAGCCATGATGGAAGTGAAGAAGAGGTGGACACAGCAGATCCCATGTATGGGTGTGAAATATGTGGAGCATCTTATACTATGGAATCCCTCCTCACTAACCACCAATTAAGAGATCACAATATTCGCCCTGGTGAGAGTGCAATgatcaaaagaaaagctgaaatgatCAAGGGTAATCACAAGTGCAATGTCTGTTCCCGTACCTTCTTCTCTGAGGCTGGGCTAAGGGAACATATGCAGACTCACCTTGGGCCTGTAAAGCACTACATGTGTCCAATTTGTGGGGAACGATTTCCTTCCTTGCTTACCCTTACAGAGCATAAAGTAACCCATAGCAAGAGTCTGGACACAGGCAGCTGCCGCATTTGTAAGATGCCGCTGCATAGCGAGGAAGACTTTCTCGAGCATTGCCAGATGCACCCTGACCTAAGGAACTCTCTAACAGGTTTTCGCTGTGTGGTTTGCATGCAGACAGTAACCTCAACATTGGAGCTCAAGATCCATGGTACCTTTCACATGCAGAAGACAGGTACTATGTCCTCCAACCAGCCTATGAGTCGCAACAATGTCATCTCTCAAAACCAACACCCACACCACACTCAAAAGCTTTTTAAGTGTGCCTCTTGCCTGAAAGATTTCCGGTCCAAACTAGACTTAGTGAAGCTGGACATCAATGGGCTGCCTTACGGACTTTGTGCATCTTGTGTGACAGCCGCTGGCTCCAAAAGCTCCAGTCCAACAGTTAATGGAGGaaggcaacagcagcagcagggtggGGCCACGACTCCTGCAACAACTGCTGCATGGGTTCAAGGAGAGAGCTTGAGTCCTGGAGATGGAAAAGGCAAGGGTGTttcttcatcatcctcttcctcttctacATCTTCTTTGTCTGCCATCAAGACACGCTGTTCCAGCTGCAATGTGAAGTTTGAGACTGAGACCGAGTTGCAAAACCATGTCCAGATGGTGCATCGAGAACAAGCAGGGGACAGCAACAGTGGGCATATGAAGACCCCCCAAGTGTCACCAATGCCGAGAGCCAGCCCCTCTCAAACTGAGGAG AAGAAGACATACCAGTGCATCAAATGTCAGATGGTGTTCTACAGCGAATGGGACATCCAAGTTCATGTGGCCAACCACATGCTGG GCTTACAAGTGCCCGGATCACATCACCAAATAG